In Paraburkholderia acidisoli, one DNA window encodes the following:
- the nirB gene encoding nitrite reductase large subunit NirB: MEIVVIGHGMVGHKFLESVLADGGPHVRVTVLCEEPRPAYDRVHLSDYFAGKSADDLTLVAPGFFERENVRLVLDAKAVSIDREARTVTASNGETLAYDKLVLATGSSAFVPPIAGNDRADCFVYRTIADLEAMQARGASATTGVVIGGGLLGLECAKALRDMGLTTHVVEFAPRLMAVQVDDDGGRMLRGKIEALGVSVHTQKNTTAIVDGEGAANRMVFADGTHLEADMIVFSAGIRPRDEIARACGLEIGVRGGIVIDDQCRTRDANIYAIGECALWQGQIFGLVAPGYDMARIAAKALAGEAATFAGADMSTKLKLMGVDVASLGDAHGKTPGSRSYRYADERREVYKKIVVSDCGKKLLGAVMVGDASEYGTLLQMMLNGIELPEAPEFMILPQADGRAKPALGVEALPEGAQICSCNNVSKAQICAAVRDGATTIAAIKAGTCAGASCGGCVPLVTQVMKSEMARQGLAVNNHLCEHFKYSRQELYHIVRVEGIKTFGELLAKHGHGLGCDICKPAVGGILASCWNEFVLKKEHASLQDSNDYYLANIQRDGTYSVVPRMAGGEVTPDGLIAVGQVAKKYGLYTKITGGQRVDLFGARVEQLPFIWEELIDAGFESGHAYGKALRTVKSCVGSTWCRYGVGDSVGFAIDLENRYKGLRAPHKIKFGVSGCTRECAEAQGKDVGIIATEKGWNLYVCGNGGMKPRHAELLAADLDHATLVRYVDRFLMFYVRTADRLQRTSVWRDNLEGGLEYLIDVIVNDKLGLAAELEAEMQRVVDTYECEWKKAVTDPATRRRFRHFVNSEAGDANVTFIEERGQIRPATPEERAVAPLRYEALEEIAVVVETV; this comes from the coding sequence ATGGAGATCGTGGTGATCGGCCATGGCATGGTGGGCCACAAGTTTCTCGAGTCCGTGCTCGCGGATGGCGGCCCCCACGTGCGCGTGACCGTGCTCTGCGAAGAGCCGCGTCCCGCCTACGATCGCGTGCACCTCTCCGACTACTTCGCGGGCAAGAGCGCCGACGATCTCACGCTGGTCGCGCCCGGCTTCTTCGAGCGCGAGAACGTGCGTCTCGTACTCGACGCGAAGGCCGTGTCCATCGATCGCGAAGCACGCACCGTGACGGCCTCGAACGGCGAAACGCTCGCTTACGACAAGCTCGTGCTCGCCACGGGGTCGTCGGCGTTCGTGCCGCCCATCGCGGGCAACGATCGCGCCGACTGTTTCGTCTACCGCACCATCGCCGATCTCGAAGCCATGCAGGCGCGCGGCGCGAGCGCGACCACGGGCGTGGTGATCGGCGGCGGCCTGCTCGGCCTCGAATGCGCGAAGGCGTTGCGCGACATGGGCCTCACGACGCACGTGGTGGAGTTCGCGCCGCGCCTGATGGCCGTGCAGGTGGATGACGACGGCGGCCGCATGCTGCGCGGCAAGATCGAAGCGCTCGGCGTGAGCGTGCATACGCAGAAGAACACCACGGCCATTGTGGATGGCGAGGGCGCCGCGAATCGCATGGTGTTCGCCGACGGCACGCATCTCGAAGCCGACATGATCGTGTTCTCGGCCGGCATTCGTCCACGCGACGAAATCGCGCGCGCCTGCGGTCTCGAGATCGGCGTGCGTGGCGGTATCGTCATCGACGATCAATGCCGGACCCGCGACGCGAACATCTACGCCATCGGCGAATGTGCCTTGTGGCAAGGGCAAATCTTCGGTCTGGTCGCGCCCGGCTACGACATGGCGCGCATCGCCGCGAAGGCGCTGGCGGGCGAAGCCGCGACGTTCGCGGGCGCCGACATGAGCACCAAACTCAAGCTGATGGGCGTGGATGTCGCGAGTCTCGGCGACGCGCACGGCAAGACGCCGGGCAGCCGCTCGTACCGCTACGCCGACGAACGCCGCGAGGTCTACAAGAAGATCGTCGTGTCCGACTGCGGCAAGAAACTGCTGGGTGCGGTCATGGTTGGCGACGCGAGCGAATACGGCACGCTGTTGCAGATGATGCTCAACGGTATCGAGTTGCCCGAGGCGCCCGAATTCATGATCCTGCCGCAAGCGGACGGCCGCGCGAAGCCCGCGCTCGGCGTGGAAGCGTTGCCCGAGGGCGCGCAGATCTGCTCGTGCAACAACGTCTCGAAGGCGCAGATCTGCGCGGCCGTGCGCGACGGCGCGACCACCATTGCCGCGATCAAGGCGGGCACGTGCGCGGGCGCGTCGTGCGGCGGCTGCGTGCCGCTCGTCACGCAGGTGATGAAGTCGGAGATGGCGCGCCAGGGGCTCGCCGTCAACAATCACCTGTGCGAGCACTTCAAGTATTCGCGCCAGGAGCTGTATCACATCGTGCGCGTGGAAGGCATCAAGACCTTCGGCGAACTGCTCGCGAAGCACGGCCACGGTCTCGGCTGCGATATCTGCAAGCCGGCCGTGGGCGGCATTCTTGCCTCGTGCTGGAACGAATTCGTGCTGAAGAAAGAGCACGCGAGCCTGCAGGATTCGAACGATTACTACCTCGCCAACATCCAGCGCGACGGCACCTATTCGGTCGTGCCGCGCATGGCGGGCGGCGAGGTCACGCCCGACGGCTTGATCGCCGTGGGTCAGGTCGCGAAGAAATACGGTCTCTATACGAAGATCACGGGCGGCCAGCGCGTGGACCTGTTCGGCGCGCGCGTCGAGCAACTGCCGTTCATCTGGGAAGAACTGATCGATGCCGGTTTCGAGTCGGGCCATGCGTACGGCAAGGCGCTGCGCACGGTGAAGTCGTGCGTGGGCTCGACGTGGTGCCGTTATGGCGTGGGCGACTCGGTGGGCTTCGCGATCGATCTGGAGAACCGCTACAAGGGTCTGCGCGCGCCGCACAAGATCAAGTTCGGCGTTTCGGGCTGCACGCGCGAGTGCGCGGAAGCGCAGGGCAAGGACGTGGGCATCATCGCCACGGAAAAGGGCTGGAATCTCTACGTGTGCGGCAACGGCGGCATGAAACCGCGCCACGCGGAACTGCTCGCCGCCGATCTCGATCACGCCACGCTCGTGCGCTACGTGGACCGCTTTCTCATGTTCTACGTGCGCACGGCCGACCGCCTGCAACGCACGAGCGTCTGGCGCGACAACCTCGAAGGCGGCCTCGAGTATCTGATCGACGTGATCGTGAACGACAAGCTCGGTCTCGCGGCGGAACTCGAAGCGGAAATGCAGCGCGTGGTGGACACCTACGAGTGCGAATGGAAGAAGGCCGTGACCGATCCCGCCACGCGCCGCCGCTTCCGTCACTTCGTGAACAGCGAAGCGGGCGACGCCAACGTGACCTTCATCGAGGAGCGTGGCCAGATCCGTCCGGCCACGCCCGAAGAGCGCGCGGTGGCGCCGCTGCGTTACGAAGCGCTCGAAGAGATTGCCGTTGTTGTCGAAACGGTTTGA
- the nirD gene encoding nitrite reductase small subunit NirD — MHSEHHVASWFPVCTLDDIVPNTGVCALVKGEQVAVFHVDDGNARVYAIGNYDPNSHAAVLSRGLVGSLGERVVVASPIYKHHFDLATGECLEAPQHSVSAFAARVENGQVWVAA, encoded by the coding sequence ATGCATAGCGAACATCATGTGGCGTCGTGGTTTCCCGTCTGCACGCTCGACGACATCGTGCCCAATACGGGCGTGTGCGCGCTTGTCAAAGGCGAGCAGGTCGCCGTGTTTCATGTCGACGACGGCAACGCGCGCGTCTACGCCATCGGCAATTACGACCCGAACTCGCATGCGGCCGTGCTCTCGCGCGGGCTGGTCGGCAGCCTCGGCGAACGCGTCGTGGTGGCCTCGCCCATCTACAAGCATCACTTCGATCTCGCCACGGGCGAATGCCTCGAAGCGCCGCAGCATTCGGTGAGCGCGTTCGCGGCACGCGTGGAAAACGGCCAGGTGTGGGTGGCCGCCTAA
- a CDS encoding bifunctional nitrate reductase/sulfite reductase flavoprotein subunit alpha → MTSKSVKSVCPYCGVGCGMILHVEDGQVTKISGDAEHPSNFGRLCTKGTSAHVALRKSGRLERAFVRHARDEDPVPLPVAQAIADTARRLRATLDAHGPDALSFYVSGQMSIEAQYLVNKLAKGYVRTNNIESNSRLCMASAGSGYKLSLGADGPPGSYRDFDKADLFFVIGANMADCHPILFLRMMDRVKAGAKLIVVDPRRNATADKASLFLQITPGTDLALLNGLLHLLHRNGHTNAAFIAQYTEGWDAMPAFLDDYTPEKVAAITGLAEADIRRAAQWMGEAPEFMSCWTMGLNQSTHGTWSTNAICNLHLATGRICREGSGPFSLTGQPNAMGGREMGYMGPGLPGQRTVLSADDRAFVEQQWNVPAGTLPQKVGTGTIDMFSRMSAGEIKACWIICTNPVASVANRQTVVAGLKAAELVIAQDAFLDTETNAYADVLLPGALWAEAEGVMINSERNLTLTQQAVEPPGEALPDWRIIARVACEMGFAEAFDYASAAEVFDEITRFANPNTGYDLRGASHAKLRETPLQWPIATDSSEDRHPVRYLNDGVSQTLKEDADGTRPRLVFATPHGKGVFFARPHVAPAELPDATFPIVFNTGRLQHQWHTMTKTGKVPMLNKLNPGPFVEIHPEDAAQLGVAAKDRVEVRSRRGRVVLPAVVTERVRPGNCFAPMHWNDVYGEDLCVNAVTSDAVDAISQQPELKFCAVALTRVGPDVPAETPRSGRNRADADVDADADADAAIADASPGARDPHAVNPSQEHDMSRIDAFSTLLGLDDVPAPPLSAAERQYLAGFVGGLRSLKTHEAVGVPVLPAQAPFAPGTRVYLDGLLAGLFSRVEPAASARAALAAPVDMSVAEDPPQGVRIAHTRPKVVLLWASQTGNVESLVELYATHLMQSGFEIRTACMSDYPLANLEKAQYALLMTSTFGDGDAPDNGEPLWSALNAQNAPRLAALRFAVLAFGDRNYDQFCGHGRRLDARLEALGATRLMERTDCDSEFQPAADAWLERIVVRIKEEDTALHAVPPEGAIPDVLPGCAATKARPATSRLLRNVRLNLQGATKDTRYFSLATGEAGLDYEAGDALGVWPTNCPALVDELLHLTRLAGDASVSVSGHGDMRLADALARHYEIARPSPDALAFIAARTRSRGLAELLGEARKADLRNWLWGQQIADVLHEYPVDVSPSELLGMLKRLQPRLYSISSSPKAHAGEVHLTVSAVRYNNGRRERKGVASTFLADRAEAGSVPVFVQKSTHFRPPRNGDTPMIMVGPGTGVAPFRAFLHERRARGDAGRNWLFFGEQHAATDFYYREELETMQQDGHLARLDLAFSRDQSDKVYVQDRMREQGAQLWSWLQDGAHLYVCGDASRMAKDVDAALKDVVAAHGGLSGEAAQDYVSGLARDRRYVRDVY, encoded by the coding sequence ATGACCAGCAAGAGCGTAAAGAGCGTGTGTCCGTATTGCGGCGTGGGGTGCGGCATGATCCTGCACGTCGAAGACGGCCAGGTCACGAAGATTTCCGGCGACGCCGAGCACCCCAGCAACTTCGGGCGGCTCTGCACGAAGGGCACTTCGGCGCACGTGGCGTTGCGCAAGTCGGGCCGGCTCGAACGCGCGTTCGTGCGTCATGCGCGCGACGAAGACCCGGTGCCGCTGCCCGTGGCGCAAGCGATCGCCGACACGGCGCGCCGCCTGCGCGCGACGCTCGACGCGCACGGTCCGGACGCGCTCTCGTTCTATGTGTCGGGGCAGATGTCGATCGAGGCCCAGTACCTCGTCAACAAGCTGGCCAAGGGCTACGTGCGCACCAACAACATCGAGTCGAACTCGCGTTTGTGCATGGCGAGCGCGGGCAGCGGCTACAAGCTTTCGCTGGGTGCAGACGGCCCACCCGGCTCGTACCGCGACTTCGACAAGGCCGACCTGTTCTTCGTGATCGGCGCGAACATGGCGGACTGCCATCCGATCCTGTTCCTGCGCATGATGGACCGCGTGAAGGCGGGCGCGAAGCTGATCGTGGTGGACCCGCGCCGCAACGCGACCGCCGACAAGGCCTCGCTGTTTCTGCAGATCACGCCCGGCACCGACCTCGCGCTGCTCAACGGCCTGCTGCATCTGCTGCACCGGAACGGTCACACGAACGCGGCGTTCATCGCTCAGTACACCGAAGGCTGGGACGCGATGCCCGCGTTTCTCGACGACTACACGCCGGAGAAGGTGGCCGCGATCACGGGCCTCGCCGAGGCCGACATTCGTCGCGCGGCGCAATGGATGGGCGAGGCGCCCGAGTTCATGAGTTGCTGGACCATGGGCCTGAACCAGAGCACGCACGGCACGTGGAGCACCAACGCGATCTGCAATCTGCATCTCGCGACGGGCAGGATCTGCCGCGAGGGCAGCGGCCCGTTCTCGCTCACGGGCCAGCCGAACGCGATGGGCGGCCGCGAAATGGGTTACATGGGTCCGGGCTTGCCTGGCCAGCGCACGGTGCTGTCCGCCGACGACCGCGCGTTCGTCGAGCAGCAGTGGAACGTGCCCGCGGGCACGCTGCCGCAGAAAGTGGGCACGGGCACCATCGACATGTTCTCGCGCATGAGCGCGGGCGAGATCAAGGCGTGCTGGATCATCTGCACGAATCCGGTCGCGAGCGTGGCGAACCGGCAGACCGTGGTCGCGGGCCTCAAGGCCGCCGAACTCGTGATCGCGCAGGACGCATTTCTCGACACGGAAACCAACGCCTATGCCGACGTCCTGCTGCCCGGCGCGCTGTGGGCCGAGGCCGAAGGCGTGATGATCAACTCCGAGCGCAACCTGACGCTCACGCAGCAGGCCGTCGAACCGCCCGGCGAAGCGCTGCCCGACTGGCGGATCATCGCGCGCGTGGCATGCGAAATGGGCTTTGCCGAAGCGTTCGACTACGCGAGCGCCGCGGAGGTGTTCGACGAAATCACGCGCTTCGCGAATCCGAACACGGGCTACGACCTGCGCGGCGCGAGCCATGCGAAGCTGCGCGAGACGCCGCTGCAATGGCCAATCGCGACGGATTCCAGCGAGGATCGGCATCCTGTCCGGTATCTGAACGACGGCGTGAGCCAAACGCTGAAGGAAGACGCCGACGGCACGCGGCCGCGCCTCGTGTTCGCCACGCCGCATGGCAAAGGCGTGTTTTTCGCGCGCCCGCACGTCGCGCCCGCCGAGTTGCCCGACGCCACGTTCCCGATCGTCTTCAACACGGGCCGCCTGCAACATCAATGGCACACGATGACGAAGACGGGCAAGGTGCCGATGCTCAACAAGCTCAACCCGGGCCCGTTCGTGGAGATTCATCCCGAAGATGCGGCGCAACTGGGCGTGGCCGCGAAAGATCGCGTGGAAGTGCGCTCGCGCCGCGGCCGCGTGGTGCTGCCCGCCGTGGTGACCGAGCGCGTGCGCCCGGGCAACTGCTTCGCGCCCATGCACTGGAACGACGTATACGGCGAAGACCTGTGCGTGAACGCGGTGACGAGCGACGCGGTGGACGCGATCTCGCAGCAGCCCGAACTCAAGTTTTGCGCGGTCGCGCTTACGCGCGTCGGGCCCGACGTGCCGGCGGAAACGCCAAGGTCTGGCCGCAATCGAGCCGATGCCGATGTCGATGCCGATGCCGATGCCGATGCCGCCATCGCCGATGCGAGCCCCGGCGCGCGGGACCCGCACGCCGTCAACCCGTCTCAGGAACACGACATGTCCCGTATCGATGCCTTCTCGACGCTGCTCGGCCTCGACGACGTTCCCGCACCGCCATTGAGCGCCGCGGAGCGCCAGTACCTCGCCGGTTTCGTCGGCGGCCTGCGTTCGCTGAAGACGCACGAGGCCGTGGGCGTGCCCGTGCTGCCCGCGCAGGCGCCGTTCGCGCCGGGCACGCGGGTCTATCTCGACGGCCTGCTCGCGGGGCTGTTCAGCCGCGTGGAACCGGCCGCGAGTGCGCGCGCGGCATTGGCCGCGCCCGTCGACATGAGCGTGGCGGAAGACCCGCCGCAAGGCGTGCGTATCGCGCACACGCGGCCGAAAGTCGTGTTGCTGTGGGCGTCGCAAACGGGCAACGTGGAATCGCTCGTGGAGTTGTACGCGACGCATCTGATGCAGTCGGGCTTCGAGATCCGCACCGCCTGCATGTCCGACTACCCGCTCGCGAACCTCGAAAAAGCGCAGTACGCGTTGCTGATGACGAGCACCTTCGGCGACGGCGACGCGCCCGACAACGGCGAGCCGTTGTGGAGCGCGCTCAACGCGCAGAACGCGCCGCGTCTGGCCGCGCTGCGCTTTGCCGTGCTCGCGTTCGGCGACCGCAATTACGACCAGTTCTGCGGTCACGGCCGCCGTCTCGACGCGCGCCTCGAAGCGCTGGGCGCCACGCGCCTGATGGAGCGCACCGACTGCGACAGCGAATTCCAGCCCGCCGCCGACGCCTGGCTCGAACGCATCGTCGTGCGCATCAAGGAGGAAGACACCGCGCTGCACGCCGTCCCCCCCGAAGGCGCGATTCCCGACGTGCTGCCCGGCTGCGCCGCGACCAAGGCGCGCCCGGCCACCTCGCGCCTGCTGCGCAACGTGCGCCTGAACCTGCAGGGCGCGACCAAGGACACGCGCTACTTCTCGCTGGCTACGGGCGAAGCGGGACTCGACTACGAGGCCGGCGACGCGCTGGGTGTGTGGCCGACCAACTGCCCGGCGCTCGTCGACGAACTGCTGCATCTCACGCGGCTGGCGGGCGACGCGAGCGTAAGCGTGAGCGGCCACGGCGACATGCGTCTCGCCGACGCGCTGGCTCGCCACTACGAAATCGCGCGCCCGAGCCCCGACGCGCTCGCGTTCATCGCGGCGCGCACGCGTTCGCGCGGTCTGGCCGAACTGCTCGGCGAAGCGCGCAAGGCGGATTTGCGCAACTGGCTCTGGGGCCAGCAGATTGCCGACGTGCTGCACGAATATCCCGTGGATGTTTCGCCATCCGAACTACTTGGCATGTTGAAGCGTCTGCAGCCGCGCCTCTATTCGATTTCGTCGAGTCCGAAGGCGCACGCGGGCGAAGTGCATCTGACCGTGTCGGCGGTGCGCTACAACAATGGCCGGCGCGAGCGTAAAGGCGTGGCATCCACGTTTCTCGCCGACCGCGCCGAGGCGGGCAGCGTGCCCGTGTTCGTGCAGAAGAGCACGCATTTCCGTCCGCCGCGCAACGGCGACACGCCGATGATCATGGTCGGCCCCGGCACGGGCGTCGCGCCGTTCCGCGCCTTTCTGCACGAGCGCCGCGCGCGCGGCGACGCGGGCCGCAACTGGCTCTTCTTCGGCGAGCAGCACGCGGCCACCGACTTCTACTACCGCGAGGAACTGGAGACGATGCAGCAGGACGGCCACCTCGCGCGGCTCGATCTCGCGTTTTCGCGCGATCAGAGCGACAAGGTCTATGTGCAGGACCGCATGCGCGAGCAGGGCGCCCAACTCTGGTCGTGGCTCCAGGACGGCGCGCATCTGTACGTGTGCGGCGACGCGAGCCGCATGGCAAAAGACGTGGATGCCGCGCTGAAAGACGTGGTCGCGGCGCACGGCGGCCTGAGCGGCGAGGCCGCGCAGGATTACGTCAGTGGGCTCGCGCGGGACCGGCGCTACGTGCGCGACGTCTACTGA
- the cynR gene encoding transcriptional regulator CynR → MLRAIRYVITVAELKNFTRAAEVLHVSQPALSQQIRQLEAELGGELFDRSGRAISLTEFGRVYIEHAREALAHLDAGRRALHDVRDLTRGLLRLAYTPTFAEYLIGPALRRFRAAHPALAIEVSERPLEDIEGGLERDELDLGIGFTDVRSDEIDVRPLFAEQMALLVATRHPLARRREAVSSQQLESMPLALLSADFVVRRFADAYFRAHQLSPQVMLQANSVGTVLKLVKDGTLATLLPSAVLREHRGLVSLAVTPALPQRTVALLSRRRAATTLAANAFVALLTDLIAEEGLGATA, encoded by the coding sequence ATGCTTCGTGCGATACGCTACGTGATCACCGTGGCGGAGTTGAAGAACTTCACGCGCGCGGCGGAAGTGCTGCACGTGTCGCAGCCCGCGCTCTCGCAGCAGATACGCCAGCTAGAAGCCGAACTCGGCGGCGAGCTGTTCGACCGCAGCGGCCGGGCGATCAGCCTTACCGAATTCGGCCGTGTCTACATCGAACACGCGCGCGAGGCGCTCGCGCATCTCGACGCGGGGCGCCGCGCGTTGCACGACGTGCGCGACCTCACGCGCGGACTCTTGCGGCTGGCTTACACCCCCACCTTCGCCGAATATTTGATCGGGCCCGCGCTGCGCCGTTTTCGCGCGGCGCATCCGGCGCTCGCGATCGAGGTGAGCGAGCGGCCGCTCGAAGATATCGAAGGCGGCCTGGAGCGCGACGAACTCGATCTGGGCATCGGTTTCACCGACGTGCGCTCCGACGAAATCGACGTGCGTCCGCTGTTCGCCGAGCAGATGGCGTTGCTCGTGGCGACGCGGCACCCGCTCGCGCGGCGGCGCGAGGCGGTCTCGTCGCAGCAACTGGAGAGCATGCCGCTCGCGCTCCTGAGCGCCGACTTCGTGGTACGCCGTTTCGCCGACGCTTATTTCCGCGCGCATCAACTCAGCCCGCAGGTGATGTTGCAGGCCAATTCCGTGGGCACCGTGCTCAAGCTCGTGAAAGACGGCACGCTCGCCACGCTGCTGCCTTCGGCGGTCCTGCGCGAGCATCGCGGGCTCGTTTCGCTGGCGGTTACCCCCGCCTTGCCGCAACGCACGGTCGCGCTGTTGTCGCGCCGCCGCGCCGCCACGACGCTCGCGGCGAATGCGTTCGTGGCGCTGCTCACCGATCTGATCGCGGAAGAAGGACTGGGCGCCACGGCGTAA
- a CDS encoding acyl-CoA dehydrogenase family protein: protein MPATESSVPTSAVEAASPATPAQPALAGLRELAQAIAQGAAAREVRRELPFDAATRFRESGLGRLRLPVAWGGLGGSLVDVFELVATLGAAESNLAHALRLHFDQTEVLTLSPRSPFNDTQIRRVAAGAIFGGASTELGTARPGEITVQLRRDGAHYRLDGRKYYATGTAFSDYARLNVQDDAGAPVIAIVPVQREGFRVLDDWDGMGQRMTASGGLVFENLLVQAGEVSPRVLGSLVGRHTGALRQLHLVAVAAGIVRNIVSDAKHYVIHHGRPALHSPAPSAREDAFIQQVVGELAAHSHAIDALVRENARVLDRQANAILAGDANAEALVLEGALATARTQLVVSQLALQAAERLFEAGGASATARTHNFDRHWRNLRTIFSHNPLTHKARVLGDYDLNGVTTHLTEGRVF, encoded by the coding sequence ATGCCCGCGACCGAATCTTCCGTGCCGACCTCTGCTGTCGAGGCGGCATCACCCGCCACGCCCGCTCAACCCGCGCTCGCCGGATTGCGAGAACTCGCGCAGGCGATCGCGCAAGGCGCGGCCGCGCGTGAAGTGCGGCGCGAATTGCCGTTCGACGCGGCGACGCGTTTCCGCGAGTCGGGGTTGGGGCGCTTGCGTTTGCCGGTGGCGTGGGGCGGCCTGGGCGGCTCGCTCGTCGACGTGTTCGAACTGGTCGCCACGCTCGGCGCGGCCGAAAGCAATCTCGCGCATGCGTTGCGCCTGCACTTCGATCAGACGGAAGTGCTGACGCTCTCACCGCGTTCGCCGTTCAACGATACGCAGATCCGCCGCGTGGCCGCGGGCGCGATTTTCGGCGGCGCCTCGACGGAACTCGGCACCGCGCGGCCCGGCGAGATCACGGTGCAACTGCGCCGCGACGGCGCGCACTATCGGCTGGATGGGCGCAAATACTATGCAACCGGCACGGCCTTCTCCGACTACGCGCGCCTGAACGTGCAGGACGACGCGGGCGCCCCGGTGATCGCGATCGTGCCTGTGCAGCGCGAAGGGTTTCGCGTGCTCGACGACTGGGACGGCATGGGCCAGCGCATGACCGCGAGCGGCGGTCTCGTGTTCGAGAATCTGCTCGTGCAGGCCGGAGAAGTCTCGCCGCGCGTGCTCGGCTCGCTGGTCGGGCGACATACGGGCGCGCTGCGGCAACTGCATCTCGTGGCGGTGGCGGCCGGCATCGTTCGCAATATTGTTAGCGATGCGAAGCATTATGTGATCCATCACGGCCGGCCCGCGCTGCACAGCCCGGCGCCGAGCGCGCGCGAAGACGCGTTCATCCAGCAGGTCGTGGGCGAACTCGCGGCGCACAGTCACGCGATCGATGCGCTGGTGCGCGAAAATGCCCGCGTGCTCGACCGGCAGGCCAACGCGATCCTCGCGGGCGACGCCAACGCCGAAGCGCTCGTGCTCGAAGGCGCGCTCGCGACCGCGCGCACGCAACTCGTGGTGAGCCAGCTCGCGTTGCAGGCGGCGGAACGGCTGTTCGAAGCGGGCGGCGCCTCGGCCACGGCGCGCACGCACAACTTCGACCGCCACTGGCGCAACCTGCGCACGATCTTCAGCCACAATCCGCTCACGCACAAAGCACGCGTGCTTGGCGACTACGACCTGAACGGCGTCACCACGCACCTCACCGAAGGGCGCGTGTTCTGA
- a CDS encoding COG4705 family protein: MNSAAGDASRQALSKVPALTLGFWIIKIAATTLGETGGDWVTMSLKLGYLVGTLIFLAAFLVLVFAQVRAHRFNAWLYWATIVATTTLGTTLADFCDRSAGVGYPGGVSIIVVLLAASLGIWYRTEGTVSIGSVATPRVEWFYWVTILFSQTLGTALGDWVADEDLGGLGLGYEVGAAIFGAGIVAVGLLWMWGRVSRTLLFWAAFVLTRPLGATLGDLLDKPVAQGGFAVSRFYASLILLAFIVVCILVFPQRAAPRSHGAQALSR; the protein is encoded by the coding sequence ATGAATTCAGCAGCGGGAGATGCATCGCGTCAGGCGTTGAGCAAGGTGCCTGCGCTCACGCTCGGTTTCTGGATCATCAAGATCGCGGCCACGACGCTCGGTGAAACCGGCGGCGACTGGGTGACGATGTCGCTCAAGCTCGGCTATCTCGTCGGCACGCTCATCTTCCTCGCGGCCTTCCTCGTGCTCGTATTCGCGCAGGTGCGCGCGCACCGCTTCAACGCGTGGCTCTACTGGGCCACCATTGTCGCGACCACCACGCTCGGCACCACGCTCGCCGACTTCTGCGACCGCTCCGCCGGCGTGGGTTATCCGGGCGGCGTGTCGATCATCGTTGTGCTGCTCGCCGCGAGTCTCGGCATCTGGTATCGCACGGAAGGCACGGTGTCGATCGGCAGCGTGGCCACGCCGCGCGTCGAGTGGTTCTACTGGGTCACCATTCTGTTTTCGCAAACGCTCGGCACCGCGCTCGGCGATTGGGTCGCCGACGAGGATCTCGGCGGTCTCGGGCTCGGCTACGAAGTGGGCGCGGCGATCTTCGGCGCGGGTATCGTCGCCGTTGGCTTGCTGTGGATGTGGGGCCGCGTGTCGCGCACGCTGCTGTTTTGGGCGGCGTTCGTGCTCACGCGTCCGCTGGGCGCGACGCTTGGCGATCTGCTCGACAAACCCGTCGCGCAGGGCGGTTTCGCCGTGAGCCGCTTTTACGCCTCGCTCATTCTGCTGGCGTTCATCGTGGTGTGCATTCTGGTGTTTCCGCAACGCGCCGCGCCGAGATCGCACGGCGCGCAGGCGCTGTCGAGGTAG
- a CDS encoding phosphatase PAP2 family protein yields MRFSISRGRAIVSALVAAAAACAPLLANAGDGIDHRVNRNTGGIFAAQDVVPIALAVFSGGCALWEGTQTPIGKTCWESAESIGISGLSTEALQYLTGRQGPSETSDPGRWFTGRKGTFPSLHVAVTTAAVTPFILNNFESHPWLSSGLALVPVYEMVARVKAQQHWQTDVLAGALLGAGVGIGEVYKNSPFVFGLLPDGGFVGYHARF; encoded by the coding sequence GTGAGATTTTCCATATCGCGCGGCCGCGCGATCGTATCCGCCCTGGTCGCGGCGGCGGCCGCCTGCGCGCCGCTGTTGGCGAACGCCGGCGACGGTATCGACCATCGCGTCAATCGCAATACCGGCGGCATCTTCGCCGCGCAAGACGTCGTGCCGATCGCGCTCGCGGTCTTCAGCGGCGGCTGCGCGCTCTGGGAAGGCACGCAAACGCCCATCGGCAAGACCTGCTGGGAAAGCGCGGAGAGCATCGGCATCAGCGGGCTTTCCACTGAAGCGCTGCAATACCTCACCGGCCGCCAGGGGCCGAGCGAGACGAGCGATCCGGGCCGCTGGTTCACGGGCCGCAAGGGAACGTTCCCGAGTCTGCACGTGGCGGTGACGACCGCCGCCGTGACGCCGTTCATCCTCAACAACTTCGAGTCGCATCCCTGGCTGTCGAGCGGGCTCGCGCTGGTGCCCGTGTACGAGATGGTCGCGCGCGTGAAGGCGCAGCAGCACTGGCAAACCGACGTGCTGGCGGGGGCGCTGCTGGGCGCGGGCGTGGGGATCGGCGAAGTCTACAAGAACAGCCCCTTCGTGTTCGGCCTGCTGCCGGACGGCGGGTTTGTTGGCTATCACGCGAGGTTCTGA